The Deltaproteobacteria bacterium genome includes a window with the following:
- a CDS encoding alpha/beta fold hydrolase: MNTPRRYLALFFAVTLIGTTAAEAQESLGSISDDAPTAEETHESGASETPQETEAAPSNPDVKAPPVPDQRFKPGKDDFPYEAPDPALKYADETSIPITEAERRIGAGSRRYGEGTLHRVKTDDGWKIAVQYYEASTYEKLYPVILVHGEGMNRYIFDFGRNHSLARYLASRGYPTYVIELRGHGLSSVALAAPSARTTWVFEDYLKDIQATIDFATKQFEINKVLLVGHSTGGTLVYGIMQNERYARMVAGAVTLGAPLLYYHPNDTLTSLFNNRDKLFQNRDLVEVTTRYGYYLPAPFAKNTETLLGVLFFNDYFLNKHRLERFLDHGIENIRVDILRQMSLWLQEEKVYGTEDTTVKYVEDMNLIKSPICFMTGWRDNFVEPETVIMASELVEPGLRKLINFGKVNGHNDNYGHLGYLLNDYALEDVYPEVGKCLHEWTERAVTEELGIVPEPVQEEIPDAEKKPETAPEQREGQDLVPEEIPFREILPGF, translated from the coding sequence ATGAATACGCCTCGGCGGTATCTGGCACTTTTCTTTGCCGTAACTCTGATTGGCACTACGGCTGCCGAGGCACAGGAGTCATTGGGGTCTATTTCGGATGATGCACCCACTGCCGAGGAAACCCATGAGTCCGGTGCGTCAGAAACTCCGCAGGAGACTGAAGCTGCCCCTTCCAATCCGGACGTCAAAGCACCCCCCGTCCCGGACCAGCGCTTCAAACCGGGCAAGGACGACTTCCCTTACGAGGCTCCTGATCCGGCCCTCAAGTATGCCGACGAGACATCGATCCCGATCACCGAGGCTGAGCGCCGGATAGGTGCCGGATCCCGCCGGTACGGCGAGGGCACCCTGCACCGGGTCAAGACCGACGATGGCTGGAAGATTGCGGTCCAGTATTACGAAGCGTCCACCTACGAAAAACTGTATCCCGTCATTCTGGTTCACGGCGAAGGGATGAACCGTTACATTTTCGATTTCGGACGGAACCATTCGCTCGCACGGTACCTGGCATCTCGGGGATATCCCACCTATGTCATTGAGCTCCGTGGCCATGGGTTGTCGTCAGTCGCTCTCGCGGCGCCATCAGCACGAACCACCTGGGTATTTGAGGATTACCTCAAGGACATTCAGGCAACGATAGATTTCGCCACCAAGCAGTTCGAAATCAACAAGGTGCTGTTGGTGGGACATTCAACCGGCGGCACGCTTGTATATGGAATCATGCAGAACGAACGGTATGCCCGGATGGTAGCCGGCGCGGTAACATTGGGTGCCCCCCTTCTCTACTACCATCCGAACGATACGCTGACGTCTCTGTTCAACAACCGCGACAAGCTGTTCCAGAACCGGGATCTGGTGGAAGTTACCACTCGCTACGGCTATTACTTGCCTGCGCCATTCGCCAAAAACACCGAAACGCTGCTCGGAGTGCTATTCTTCAACGACTATTTCCTGAACAAGCATCGGCTGGAACGGTTCCTGGACCACGGCATCGAGAACATACGGGTCGATATCCTGCGCCAGATGTCGCTATGGCTTCAGGAAGAGAAGGTTTATGGCACTGAAGACACTACCGTTAAATACGTAGAAGACATGAATCTGATCAAGTCGCCGATCTGTTTCATGACCGGCTGGCGTGACAATTTCGTCGAACCTGAGACGGTTATCATGGCCTCCGAACTGGTCGAACCGGGCCTGCGGAAACTCATAAACTTTGGAAAGGTCAACGGACATAACGATAACTACGGGCACTTGGGGTACCTGCTGAATGACTACGCCCTGGAAGACGTGTATCCGGAAGTCGGGAAATGCCTGCACGAATGGACCGAACGTGCAGTGACCGAGGAGCTCGGCATTGTCCCTGAGCCGGTCCAGGAAGAGATTCCCGATGCAGAAAAGAAACCAGAAACTGCGCCTGAACAGCGTGAAGGTCAGGATCTGGTGCCAGAAGAGATCCCGTTCCGCGAGATTCTCCCCGGCTTCTGA
- a CDS encoding diiron oxygenase gives MDLERMLDRCQKGQWDADDFDYTGQPIALSKFDEIEVCQALTNLIYVERIAGLTFLELSKKVSNPTLKLIYESFHADEVRHSVAVAKLADYFNVHDYRIYTPDERLTMLVRYITRTIQEINPAFASAMVTLGELVLDVALLRAVNDYIEDPLSRAVIEKINQDESRHIAMDFYLMEEFGRQETAPPSAADLARLLSNLNLFGSLTWAVLFFGNFFVRVVAVMDPEGSRFLEAQKRFEMLGQKNPDIAKNRGYNILLSVSKVLRELFPRYNAVTNVLKVGVKGEIARAESVGEKHSAKSSHAPAPIAADLAVELS, from the coding sequence ATGGACCTAGAGCGAATGCTGGATCGTTGTCAGAAGGGGCAGTGGGATGCCGATGACTTCGATTACACAGGCCAACCAATTGCCCTCTCGAAGTTTGACGAGATCGAAGTTTGCCAGGCCTTGACCAATCTCATTTACGTGGAACGGATAGCAGGCCTGACATTCCTGGAACTGTCGAAAAAGGTGAGCAATCCCACGTTAAAGCTGATCTATGAGAGTTTCCACGCTGATGAGGTGCGGCATTCGGTCGCAGTGGCCAAGCTGGCCGACTATTTTAATGTCCATGACTACAGGATTTATACGCCGGATGAGCGGCTCACGATGCTGGTCCGCTATATCACACGAACCATCCAGGAGATTAACCCTGCCTTTGCTTCAGCGATGGTGACGCTGGGAGAACTGGTGCTGGATGTGGCGCTGCTCAGGGCAGTGAATGATTATATTGAAGACCCGCTTTCCCGCGCCGTGATCGAGAAGATCAACCAGGATGAGTCGCGGCATATAGCCATGGATTTTTACTTGATGGAAGAGTTTGGGAGGCAGGAGACAGCACCTCCCAGTGCGGCTGACCTGGCGCGGCTTCTGTCGAATCTGAACCTGTTTGGTTCGCTCACTTGGGCTGTGCTGTTCTTCGGCAACTTTTTTGTTCGTGTAGTAGCGGTAATGGATCCCGAGGGTTCACGGTTCCTCGAAGCGCAAAAGCGGTTTGAGATGCTTGGTCAGAAAAATCCCGACATTGCGAAGAACCGGGGGTACAATATCCTGCTGTCAGTATCGAAGGTGCTGCGCGAACTGTTTCCTAGGTACAATGCAGTGACGAATGTCCTCAAGGTCGGCGTGAAAGGCGAGATAGCTCGTGCTGAATCGGTTGGGGAAAAGCACTCGGCCAAATCCTCGCATGCCCCGGCTCCGATAGCCGCTGACTTAGCCGTCGAGCTCAGTTGA
- a CDS encoding trypsin-like peptidase domain-containing protein, with the protein MRKLVFTFFLYGFFIPGVSVIPAKAADLARLEPSVVKIFTTRQFWNVSQPWTKMPATDSTCTGFFIREGILTNGHCVAAATYIEVEIPGHPDRIEAEVKAVNHQVDLSLIRLKGDDRPFRRARPITFGSLPNHRQKVVTVGYPTGGRQISYTEGVVSRIDILPYVHSNQPNLIVQTDAAINPGNSGGPVFSDTTGECLGVATQKNTSGEGLGYFVPALVVQQFLKDADDGSIEGTTNLGIQFQSLESDALRAYLKLKSGQTGVRVTGIAIGSTADGILQKDDVILSISGQKIFNDGRIPFRDNSKIGLAYLMAGKEVGEELPVMISRNGEVMNLSLKLKPYISSVIPDLPNYDTPPAWAVVGGVVLMGVEGMYLYRWGGPSSDRLPPSIRPFTQKLVGEDGIHQLVVIAKIYNAPVNRGYGSEVENIRVAKINGRDITRMRDAQEALADIQGRDWLEIELEGGQKIVLDLGQIAAQDEMIRARYNIK; encoded by the coding sequence ATGCGGAAACTGGTCTTCACCTTCTTCCTATATGGGTTTTTTATTCCTGGTGTATCCGTCATCCCGGCAAAGGCGGCCGATCTTGCCAGACTCGAACCATCAGTCGTCAAGATATTCACGACACGCCAGTTCTGGAACGTCAGTCAACCTTGGACAAAAATGCCGGCTACCGATTCCACCTGTACTGGGTTCTTCATCCGCGAGGGCATCCTGACCAACGGCCACTGCGTTGCTGCTGCCACTTATATTGAAGTGGAAATTCCTGGCCATCCAGACCGCATCGAGGCCGAAGTAAAGGCCGTAAATCATCAGGTTGATCTCAGTCTCATACGGCTCAAGGGGGATGACCGGCCGTTTCGTCGCGCCCGGCCTATCACTTTTGGCTCACTACCCAATCACAGGCAGAAGGTAGTCACGGTGGGCTATCCGACCGGCGGTCGCCAGATATCCTACACCGAGGGCGTCGTGTCCCGTATAGACATTCTGCCATATGTGCACAGCAACCAGCCAAACCTGATTGTCCAGACGGACGCTGCGATCAATCCTGGCAACTCCGGTGGTCCGGTTTTCTCTGACACTACAGGCGAATGTCTGGGAGTTGCCACCCAGAAGAATACTTCAGGTGAGGGGCTCGGCTATTTTGTCCCGGCTCTCGTCGTACAGCAGTTCCTCAAGGACGCCGATGATGGATCAATCGAGGGCACAACAAACCTCGGTATCCAGTTCCAGTCCCTCGAAAGCGATGCCCTTCGCGCCTATCTTAAGCTGAAATCCGGCCAGACCGGTGTCCGGGTGACGGGTATCGCCATCGGCTCCACTGCCGACGGCATACTTCAGAAGGATGACGTCATTCTTTCCATCAGCGGCCAGAAGATATTCAACGATGGGCGGATTCCATTTCGTGACAATTCCAAGATCGGCCTTGCCTATCTCATGGCAGGCAAGGAGGTAGGTGAAGAACTGCCCGTGATGATCTCACGCAATGGCGAGGTGATGAACTTGAGTCTGAAGCTCAAACCGTACATTTCATCGGTAATTCCGGACCTGCCCAACTACGATACTCCGCCAGCTTGGGCTGTCGTCGGTGGCGTTGTCCTGATGGGCGTGGAAGGAATGTACCTCTACCGGTGGGGCGGTCCTAGCTCGGACCGGCTACCGCCCTCAATCCGGCCGTTTACGCAAAAACTGGTAGGTGAGGATGGAATCCATCAACTGGTCGTCATTGCCAAAATCTATAATGCTCCCGTAAACCGTGGATACGGCTCCGAAGTAGAGAATATCCGGGTAGCGAAGATAAACGGCCGCGATATCACGCGCATGAGGGACGCACAGGAGGCCTTGGCCGATATTCAGGGCCGTGACTGGCTGGAAATCGAGCTGGAGGGTGGTCAAAAAATCGTCCTCGACCTCGGGCAGATTGCCGCACAGGACGAGATGATTCGCGCCCGGTACAACATCAAGTAA
- a CDS encoding site-specific DNA-methyltransferase — MLSRTRTAASVQLGGGPEQPLLSGLRSFREYGTRTRIMDIPFSGSGILPVAVNEFWTSKQRAAHSLHEISYRACFKPQLPRFFIERLTEEGDLIYDPFMGRGTTPLEAALLGRVPAGNDVNPLSRALVEPRLDPPEPNQIDMRLKRISLDFTGDIPSDLLVFYHHETLKEICALRDYFLKREKSGKLDSIDRWIRMVSINRLTGHSPGFFSVYTLPPNQAVSVESQRKINRQRKQVPPRRDVRALISRKTRGLLSDVTPEVRCRLQLISRRSRWFTGPAAKTPALKSGSVALVVTSPPFLDVVQYSTDNWLRCWFCGIDPDRVAITHMASIDGWQKSMMAVFVELHRILKPGGHVAFEVGEVRGGRVKLEETVIPAGIRSGFEPILVLINDQQFTKTANCWGVSNNTRGTNTNRIVVFRK; from the coding sequence ATGCTTTCTCGCACTCGTACAGCCGCCAGTGTGCAACTTGGAGGCGGTCCAGAGCAGCCATTGCTGTCCGGGCTCCGGAGTTTTCGTGAATATGGCACGCGCACGCGGATAATGGATATCCCGTTTTCAGGTTCGGGAATTCTACCGGTAGCTGTTAACGAGTTCTGGACCTCAAAGCAGCGTGCAGCCCACAGCCTGCATGAGATTAGTTACCGGGCCTGCTTCAAGCCGCAGCTTCCCCGGTTTTTTATTGAACGGCTCACTGAGGAGGGCGATCTGATTTACGATCCTTTCATGGGCCGAGGGACCACGCCTCTGGAAGCGGCGCTTCTTGGACGAGTACCAGCCGGTAATGATGTCAACCCTTTAAGCCGAGCGCTTGTTGAACCCCGCCTGGATCCGCCCGAGCCGAACCAGATAGACATGCGCCTGAAACGCATATCACTGGATTTCACTGGCGATATCCCCTCTGATCTGCTTGTGTTTTACCATCATGAAACACTGAAAGAGATTTGCGCGCTACGCGACTATTTCCTCAAGCGGGAAAAATCCGGAAAACTGGACTCTATTGATCGCTGGATACGGATGGTCTCGATAAACCGGTTGACGGGTCATTCCCCTGGCTTCTTCTCTGTTTATACGCTGCCGCCCAATCAGGCTGTGTCCGTCGAATCGCAGCGAAAGATAAATCGGCAAAGGAAGCAGGTGCCGCCCCGACGTGACGTTCGAGCACTCATATCAAGGAAAACCCGCGGCCTGCTGTCCGATGTAACGCCGGAGGTTCGTTGCCGGCTTCAGTTGATATCCCGGCGATCCAGATGGTTTACCGGCCCGGCCGCTAAAACACCGGCCCTTAAATCCGGTTCGGTGGCATTGGTGGTCACGTCGCCCCCGTTTCTGGATGTTGTCCAATACTCCACTGACAATTGGCTGCGCTGCTGGTTCTGCGGGATAGACCCAGACAGAGTGGCCATTACCCATATGGCCAGTATTGACGGCTGGCAGAAATCGATGATGGCAGTTTTTGTCGAACTTCATCGCATCTTGAAGCCCGGTGGGCATGTGGCGTTTGAGGTTGGGGAGGTTCGCGGCGGCAGGGTGAAGTTGGAGGAAACGGTCATTCCTGCCGGCATCAGATCCGGTTTTGAACCAATCCTTGTGCTCATTAACGACCAGCAATTCACAAAAACGGCGAATTGCTGGGGAGTCAGCAACAACACCCGTGGCACGAATACCAACCGTATTGTGGTATTCAGGAAGTGA
- the rnd gene encoding ribonuclease D, translating to MEWYNRFVFSSGVCDETPHPVLVTTSQKLEALCRDIRSEGVCGFDTEFVFERTYYPRLGLIQLSAPSGIAGAVDPLSVKDLGPALDLLLDDRIKKIVHAGGMDWKIVAQLSGRLPQSVFDTQIAASFLGFGPQIGYAPLIESVLDIKVDKSETYTDWLQRPLRQEQITYALSDVTHLLKVQHHLESELERRGRLSWAVEEFRRSVHIDLYADPDPYAVFLDIRRSSSLGRRELAVLRELAAWREMEAKTRDLRPHFVLKDDVLLALARRAPRSEPDLLQVRGITSQEIIRSGPDILKAIHRARKLPDTEWPSVEKGEPPEPGLDAAVNLLQSYLQIRAKELDLATETLLTKGMLKAIVRQGENATSTDGTPILKGWRKELLGTDFLDLLNGQMTLGLDPKTRKLKIYPAAR from the coding sequence ATGGAATGGTACAATCGTTTTGTATTTTCTTCCGGCGTGTGCGATGAAACCCCTCATCCCGTGCTGGTTACTACTTCCCAAAAGCTTGAAGCCCTGTGCCGTGATATCCGGTCCGAGGGTGTATGCGGCTTCGATACCGAATTCGTTTTTGAACGAACCTATTACCCCAGACTCGGCCTCATCCAGCTATCCGCCCCATCTGGAATTGCCGGGGCGGTCGATCCGCTGTCAGTGAAAGACCTGGGGCCGGCACTGGATCTCCTGCTCGACGACCGAATAAAAAAGATAGTCCATGCCGGTGGAATGGACTGGAAGATCGTTGCCCAGCTCTCTGGTCGACTCCCTCAAAGCGTGTTTGATACGCAGATTGCGGCCAGCTTTCTCGGCTTTGGTCCGCAAATCGGCTACGCGCCACTTATTGAGTCTGTTTTGGACATCAAGGTAGACAAATCCGAAACCTATACCGACTGGCTACAGCGGCCACTTCGGCAAGAGCAGATTACTTACGCACTGAGTGACGTGACCCATCTCTTGAAAGTTCAGCATCACCTGGAGTCCGAGTTGGAGCGACGAGGCCGGCTATCCTGGGCGGTCGAGGAGTTTCGCCGGTCAGTCCATATCGATCTATACGCCGATCCGGATCCCTACGCGGTCTTTCTGGATATCCGCCGATCTTCCTCGCTAGGACGCCGGGAACTGGCTGTTCTCCGGGAACTGGCTGCCTGGCGGGAGATGGAAGCCAAAACCCGTGATCTCAGGCCCCATTTTGTCCTCAAAGACGATGTGCTGCTGGCACTGGCCCGGCGCGCGCCCAGATCCGAGCCCGATCTTTTACAGGTCCGGGGTATTACTTCACAGGAGATAATCCGGTCGGGCCCTGACATTCTCAAGGCGATTCATAGAGCCCGGAAACTTCCTGACACCGAATGGCCTTCCGTCGAGAAAGGCGAGCCGCCGGAACCTGGACTCGATGCAGCCGTGAACCTGCTCCAGTCGTACCTGCAGATTCGTGCGAAAGAACTGGATCTGGCCACCGAAACGCTCCTGACCAAAGGAATGCTGAAAGCAATCGTTCGACAAGGGGAAAATGCCACATCCACTGACGGAACGCCGATTTTGAAGGGCTGGCGAAAGGAGCTCCTCGGCACCGATTTCCTTGATCTCCTGAATGGACAAATGACTCTTGGACTCGACCCCAAAACCCGCAAACTGAAAATCTATCCGGCGGCAAGATAG
- a CDS encoding MMPL family transporter yields MAGWIENLMERLARWLLGHHRLALGILSVVTLAALPGFSRLDVRNDYAEMLPRNAQSVKALEDLKERVPGLADHVVLIEGGSMEDRVAAAERLRALVVSDPFVLRARYRTYLAFFEPYKFLYMPLDELDEFSRAVIGRINYERLKESGRLIDLLSDEEKEEDLDAIRKKHDVDDWFGYFTDKDRTVLLLLVTPRAFVSDVDAAERIVEITDRTIEAVFPGRTMPDGLSISTGGPFQDQLYEDSVLRSDIVRGSVFTLVAVVTLLFVYYRSFWPVLFIVGPLNVAMIWSFGIAGWVVGQLNPMSGFMGMILFGLGVDYAIHLLNRYIEHRSDGFSREESFVMMMKSSGAACVETATTNCGIFFVLATADFRGYQQFGLLAGTGALMTVIASVVLLPCLFLELEARGWGGFFQSPPPHRQFSFLSSRRPIPGAVMMLGLTVVFTLWCLWTAPQNLSFNFRISELRPSTKGLLHVERYYHEVAEIDDPPVIYTVESLDEVEVLGGRIAEINQQQPANMVLKVRSILTVLPEKQDEKLEMLDELRFKLNRELRLADTESQKADIQKLISELPPAGVTLNEVPPEVSSDFRTDDGGFLVYLNPLSKEYEQGFVLKFREAFAAITLPGASHDVVGAGEIPVEADILYYMVHEGPRLVLLAILFVFFFIWFGMGRAADTLLVCAPLVVGMLWALEGIVWFGQSVNVFNMIAIPLLIGFGEDYGLHIVHRYREEGPGSLRKVLAHTGGSIFMSALTTLAGFGGLVFSHHKGLQSLGILACTGMLAALLVAFTFVPAILQVIENRSHRKSIPVA; encoded by the coding sequence ATGGCTGGATGGATTGAAAATCTCATGGAACGGCTGGCCCGGTGGCTTCTTGGCCATCACCGGCTTGCGCTTGGAATACTGTCGGTGGTGACGCTTGCAGCGTTGCCGGGTTTCTCCCGACTGGATGTCCGTAATGATTACGCGGAGATGCTTCCCAGGAATGCACAAAGTGTGAAAGCTCTCGAAGATCTTAAGGAAAGGGTGCCGGGCCTTGCCGATCATGTGGTACTGATTGAAGGCGGTTCCATGGAAGACCGGGTAGCGGCAGCCGAGCGGCTCCGCGCTCTTGTAGTGTCTGATCCATTTGTTCTTCGCGCCCGTTACCGCACATATCTGGCATTTTTTGAGCCGTACAAGTTTCTTTATATGCCGCTGGATGAGCTGGATGAGTTCAGCCGTGCGGTGATTGGCCGGATTAATTATGAGCGGCTGAAGGAATCCGGACGCCTGATTGATCTTCTGAGTGATGAAGAAAAAGAAGAAGATCTCGACGCCATCCGTAAAAAGCATGATGTAGACGACTGGTTCGGATACTTTACCGACAAGGACCGCACGGTTCTTCTTTTGCTCGTGACACCGAGGGCATTCGTGAGTGATGTGGACGCTGCCGAGCGGATTGTAGAAATTACAGACCGCACCATTGAAGCAGTGTTCCCTGGACGCACCATGCCCGATGGTCTTTCAATTTCCACGGGTGGTCCCTTTCAGGATCAGCTTTACGAGGATTCGGTCTTGCGTAGCGACATAGTCCGGGGATCAGTATTCACACTCGTTGCGGTCGTCACGTTGCTGTTCGTTTACTATCGCTCATTCTGGCCGGTGCTGTTTATTGTCGGTCCACTGAATGTGGCAATGATCTGGAGTTTTGGAATCGCCGGATGGGTCGTCGGCCAGTTGAACCCCATGAGCGGCTTCATGGGAATGATCCTGTTTGGCCTTGGCGTTGATTACGCCATACATCTTCTTAACCGCTATATCGAGCATCGCTCGGATGGCTTTTCCCGCGAAGAATCATTCGTGATGATGATGAAAAGCTCGGGCGCTGCTTGTGTGGAAACTGCCACAACGAATTGCGGGATTTTCTTTGTGCTGGCGACCGCGGACTTTCGTGGTTACCAGCAGTTCGGGCTCCTGGCGGGTACCGGCGCCCTAATGACGGTGATCGCATCGGTCGTTCTTCTTCCCTGTCTGTTTCTTGAACTAGAAGCACGAGGATGGGGCGGATTTTTCCAGTCACCGCCCCCGCACCGGCAGTTCAGTTTTCTGAGTTCAAGGCGCCCGATCCCGGGAGCAGTAATGATGCTCGGTCTCACTGTCGTGTTTACATTGTGGTGTCTTTGGACCGCCCCCCAGAATCTCAGTTTCAACTTCCGTATTTCGGAACTGCGCCCTTCAACCAAAGGCCTTCTTCATGTGGAAAGATACTACCATGAGGTTGCCGAGATTGATGACCCGCCGGTGATCTATACTGTGGAATCTCTGGATGAAGTAGAGGTGCTTGGCGGCCGGATTGCAGAGATTAATCAGCAGCAGCCGGCAAATATGGTCTTGAAAGTCCGTTCGATCCTCACGGTTTTACCGGAGAAACAGGATGAAAAGCTGGAAATGCTGGATGAACTCCGGTTCAAGCTGAACCGGGAACTCAGACTCGCCGATACTGAGAGCCAGAAGGCTGATATCCAGAAGCTGATCAGTGAACTGCCCCCTGCCGGAGTGACGTTGAACGAGGTTCCACCAGAAGTGTCGTCTGACTTCCGGACCGATGATGGCGGCTTCCTCGTTTATCTCAATCCTTTATCGAAGGAATATGAACAGGGATTCGTGCTGAAGTTCCGGGAGGCATTCGCCGCTATCACCCTTCCGGGAGCTTCCCATGACGTTGTAGGCGCGGGCGAAATCCCGGTTGAAGCGGATATTCTTTACTATATGGTCCATGAAGGACCACGGCTCGTTCTGCTGGCTATCCTGTTTGTCTTTTTCTTCATCTGGTTCGGAATGGGACGTGCTGCCGATACTTTGCTGGTTTGTGCGCCGCTGGTGGTCGGAATGCTCTGGGCACTGGAGGGAATCGTCTGGTTTGGCCAGTCGGTGAACGTCTTCAACATGATTGCTATCCCCCTTCTGATTGGATTTGGTGAGGATTACGGTCTTCATATCGTTCACCGGTACCGCGAAGAAGGTCCCGGTTCGCTTCGAAAAGTACTTGCCCATACGGGAGGCAGTATTTTTATGTCTGCCCTGACGACGCTGGCAGGTTTTGGTGGCCTCGTCTTTTCACATCACAAGGGACTGCAATCACTAGGTATTCTCGCATGTACCGGCATGCTTGCCGCATTACTTGTCGCCTTTACCTTTGTCCCTGCAATCCTTCAGGTGATTGAAAACCGCAGCCACCGGAAGTCCATTCCAGTTGCATAA
- the ybeY gene encoding rRNA maturation RNase YbeY, giving the protein MTEHQLKNLTADVRTILSVLESESVALSVMLAGDVLMTRLNWSALRRRGTTDVLSFPQETVLLAREADCLTSGSTGRRAAIGALKKLRYQRRPVPVLLGDIVISVPQARRQAKEQGIPLSAEMRRLIVHGVAHLLGFDHERGDRAEAAMHQFEDHLLARIRE; this is encoded by the coding sequence ATGACGGAGCATCAGCTGAAAAACCTGACGGCGGACGTCCGGACGATCTTAAGCGTCTTGGAATCTGAGAGTGTCGCGTTGTCAGTCATGCTGGCCGGCGATGTTTTGATGACCCGTCTTAATTGGTCGGCACTTAGGCGCCGGGGCACGACAGATGTACTCTCTTTTCCCCAAGAAACAGTATTACTGGCGCGAGAGGCCGATTGCCTGACATCCGGTTCGACGGGACGGCGGGCAGCTATTGGCGCACTGAAAAAACTCCGTTACCAGCGTAGACCTGTGCCGGTTCTGCTGGGGGATATAGTGATTTCGGTTCCACAGGCGCGGCGGCAGGCAAAGGAACAGGGGATCCCATTATCGGCTGAAATGCGCAGGCTGATCGTTCACGGAGTAGCGCATCTACTGGGTTTCGATCACGAACGGGGTGATCGGGCCGAAGCAGCTATGCATCAGTTTGAAGATCACCTGCTGGCAAGGATTCGGGAGTAG